The following proteins are co-located in the Brevibacillus laterosporus DSM 25 genome:
- a CDS encoding transposase produces MGEIRKTYSKDFKLKAVRLYLSGEQGYKTLTRDLGISDPSILRRWVDHYRKEGIQGLDEKRGRTKNPLRGRPRIRPESTEEEIVRLRAENEFLKKWLGLEKR; encoded by the coding sequence ATGGGGGAAATTAGAAAAACATATTCAAAGGATTTTAAGTTAAAAGCCGTACGGCTTTATTTGAGCGGTGAACAAGGGTACAAAACACTTACAAGGGATCTCGGCATTAGTGACCCTTCTATTTTAAGAAGATGGGTTGATCATTATAGAAAGGAAGGTATACAGGGACTAGATGAAAAACGCGGGAGAACAAAAAATCCTCTTAGAGGAAGACCACGAATAAGGCCAGAGAGTACGGAGGAAGAGATAGTTCGATTACGTGCAGAGAACGAATTCTTAAAAAAGTGGCTAGGTCTAGAAAAGAGGTGA